CTCGACGCGCACCGCGACGAGATCGCCGAGCTGATCACCGCCGAGCACGGCAAGGTGCACAGCGACGCGCTCGGCGAGGTGGCGCGCGGCCTGGAGATCGTCGACCTGGCCTGCGGTATCAACGTGCAGCTCAAGGGCGAGCTGTCCACGCAGGTGGCCAGCCGTGTGGACGTGGCGGCGATCCGGCAGCCGCTGGGCGTCGTCGCGGGCATCACGCCGTTCAACTTCCCGGCGATGGTCCCGATGTGGATGTTCCCGATCGCCATCGCGTGCGGCAACACGTTCGTGCTGAAGCCGTCCGAGAAGGATCCGTCGGCGTCCCTGAAGCTCGCCGAACTGCTCGCCGAGGCCGGCCTGCCGGACGGCGTCTTCAACGTCGTCCACGGCGACAAGGTGGCCGTCGACCGGCTCCTGGAGCACCCGGACGTCAAGGCGGTGTCCTTCGTCGGCTCGACTCCGATCGCCCGCTACATCCACACCACGGCCTCCACGAACGGCAAGCGCGTCCAGGCGCTCGGCGGCGCCAAGAACCACATGCTGGTCCTGCCGGACGCCGACCTGGACGCGGCGGCGGACGCGGCGGTCTCGGCGGCGTACGGCTCCGCGGGCGAGCGCTGCATGGCGATCTCCGCGGTCGTGGCCGTCGGCTCGATCGGCGACGAGCTGGTGGAGAAGATCCGCGAGCGCGCCGAGAAGATCAAGATCGGCCCCGGCAACGACCCCACCTCCGAGATGGGCCCGCTGATCACCAAGGCGCACCGCGACAAGGTGGCGTCGTACGTGACGGGCGCGGCGGCGGAGGGCGCCGAGGTCGTGCTCGACGGCACCGGCTACACGGTCGAGGGCCACGAGGACGGCCACTGGATCGGCATCTCGCTGCTCGACAAGGTGCCGACCACGGCGAAGGCGTACCAGGACGAGATCTTCGGCCCGGTGCTGTGCGTGCTGCGCGTCGACACGTACGAGGAGGGCGTCGACCTCATCAACGAGTCGCCGTTCGGCAACGGCACCGCGATCTTCACCCGGGACGGCGGCGCCGCCCGCCGCTTCCAGCTGGAGATCGAGGCGGGCATGGTCGGCGTGAACGTGCCGATCCCGGTCCCGGTGGGCTACCACTCCTTCGGCGGCTGGAAGGACTCGCTCTTCGGCGACCACCACATCTACGGCAACGACGGCACGCACTTCTACACCCGCGGCAAGGTCGTCACCACCCGCTGGCCGGACCCGTCCGAGGCCCCGGCGGGCGTGGACCTCGGGTTCCCGCGCAACCACTGAGTTCAGCACGGGGTGCCCCGGTCCGCCGAGCCATGTGGCGGACCGGGGCACCGGCGCGTCACTGGCCGAGTGACCGGTCGCGCTGCTTCTTGACCTGCTCGGTGAGGTCGGCGGTGTCGGAGGCGGGCGGCGCCGGGATCGCCTTGGTGGCGCCGAACTTCAGAAAGTCCATGGTGACGGTCATGCCGGCGCCGCTCTGCGTCATGCGCACGGGCAGGTCCTTGCCGTCGGCCCAGACGTCGTAGGTGATCTTCCCGCCGCTCACGTTCAGGGCATCGATGGCGGCCTTCTTCTCCGCGGCGGTGAACTTGGAGTCGTTGATCTGCTCCGCGCCGACGCTGCCCCCGGTAGTGGGTGACCTTCTTGCCGAGGACCGTCGCCTCGCCGAGGTCCTTCACGTTGTCGGAGGCACCTATGTAGCGCAGGCTCTTTGTCGGGTCGGCGTGGTCCGCGATGTTGTCCGCGCCTGCCTCGCCCGCCACGGCGGAGACTCTTCTCGGCGACCTCGGCCGCATTCTTCGCACCGTCCGCGCCGCACGCGGAGGTCGCGACCAGCGCCGCCGTGAACCCCACCCAGGCCGCGGTATGCCGCAGCCCCACTGCCACCGGGGCGACCGGAAGGGCCCCCGAGGCCCCTTGACGGTGTCCGAACTGCGGACGGATTTCCCGTGAATTTTGATGCGGAAGATACGGTTCCCGTACGGGCCCAAAGCCGCCTGGTACACGGTCTTGATGCCACGCAAATGCACAGTGGATCAGCTTTGAGCCACGGATTCCGTAGGAAAACAGCCATTGACGTGACGGTTTTCGTCGGGGTTCCATCAGCGCCGGGAGCGGACGAAGTGACATACGACGAGAGCCGCCGGAGGCGATAGCGCTCCCGACCGCCATCATCTTTCGCACAAGTCGATCGGAACCGCCGCATGACCGACACGCTCCGTCCTGTCGAGAACGCCGTCACAGAGGCGTCGGACAGCCCTCAGAAGCTCAAGCGTTCCATCGGCGTCGTCGGCGGCACCCTGCTCACGCTGTCGTGCGTGACACCCGCCTCCACACTCTTCGTGGTCGTCCCCGACCTGTTCGGCTCGCTCGGCACCGCCACCGCCCTCACGATCGCCATCGGCTCCCTCCTCTGTATCGCCGTGGCGTTCTGCTACTCGGAGCTGGGCACCCTCATCCCCAGCGCCGGCGGCGAGTACGCCATGGTGTCGACGCTGGCCGGACGGCTCGCGGGCTGGCTCGTCTTCGTGCTGTCCCTGCTGGTCGTCATGATCGTGCCGCCGGTGATCGCGATGGGCACGGCGGACTACCTGGCGCCGATCGTGCACCTGGACCCGTCGATGACGGGCGCCGGGGTCATGCTGCTCGCCACCCTCGCCGGTCTGCTGGACCTGCGCGCCAACGCCTGGATCACCGGCATCTTCCTGGTCCTGGAGGTCGTGGCCGCGGGCGTCGTGGCGGTCCTGGGCTTCGCGCACAGCGAGCGCGGAGCGGGCAGCCTCGTCTCGATGCAGGTGGCCGGCTCCGGCGGCCACACGGACACCGTGACGGCCATGCTGGTGGTCTCCGGGCTGGCCATCGCGCTCTTCGTCACCCAGGGCTTCTCGACCGCCGTCTACCTCTCCGAGGAACTGGAGCACCCGCGCCGCAACGTCGCCCGCACGGTCCTGGCCACCCTCGCCATCTCCTCGGTCGTCATCCTGGTCCCGGTCGTCGCCATCACCATGGGGGCGCCCGACCTGAAGGCGCTGACCGGCGGCGACATCAGCAGCATGGTCACCGCCTGGTCCAGCTCGGCCGTCGGCACGTTCGTCAGCCTCTGTGTGGCCCTCGCGATCATCAACGCCGGCATCGTCATGGTCATCCAGAACTCGCGCGTGCTGTTCGCCTCGGCCCGCGACAAGGCCTGGCCCGAGCCGGTCAACAACGCGCTCGCCAAGCTCGGCCGGTTCGGCTCCCCGTGGGTCGCCACCCTCGTCGTCGGCGTCCCCGGCGCCCTCCTGTGCTACGTCAACCTGGACACCCTCTACGGCGTCACGGGCGTCTCGGTGACCGGCATGTACCTGCTGGTCGCGGTCGCCGCCCTGCTCGCCCGGCGCGGCGCGCACGGCACGACACCGGCCTGGCGGATGCCGCTGTGGCCCGCGATGCCGGTGCTGCTGATCGCGGTCCTGGCGTACATCCTCAGCCAGCAGGAGGTGAGCTACCTGCTGTGGACGGGCGGCATCACCGCGGTCGCCACCCTGTACTGGGCCCTCTACCTGCGTCCGCGCCGCGACACCCGCTGGCTGGTGTCGATCCCGGAGGACGCGCAGGCCTGACCCCGCCCGCCGGGGCTCAGCCGAAGTCCCAGGTCACCACGGAGCACGTCCCGTCGTCCTTGCCGCCCGCACTGCGATAGGCGGCAAGGGCGATGTCGTTCCCGGTGTCGACCAGTACCCACATGCCGTGACAGCCGAGTTCGCGGCCGAGCGCGGCCAGCCGCCGTACGAGCGCCCGCCCGATCCCCCTGCGCCGGTACGACTCCGCGACCGCCAGCTCGTACAGCAACATCTCGGTGCCCTTGTCCGGGTGGATCGTCTCGACGCCGCTGACGAAGCCGACGGGCGTCGAGCCGCCGTCCTCGTAGGCCAGGAAAAGATGGTGCCCAACGGCGGTCAGAAAGCGCTCGGCCCACTCGGGGCGGACGGCGTCGTCGAAGAGGTGCTCGGCTGCCGCCACCTCCGCGACGGTGGTGGCACGGCGAATCTCCATGGCTTTTCGTACCACGGCTGCGGTATGCGGCATGAGGTCCGTACGTCCGTAGGAGGGCCCGGGGTTCAGCCCGGCGGCTGCTTCGGTTGTCGGTGGCGGCCCGTACCGTTGACGCATGGATCTTCGACTCCCCGCAGTCCGAGGGCTGCGCCGAGGGGCCGTGGCCGCCGTGGCCACGGTCCTCCTCGTGCTGGCCGGTGTCGGTACGTGGACGGCCGTCGCCTCGGACGACGCGCCGGCCGTGCACCGCGCCGACCGAGTCATGGACATGGGCGGCGGAGTGCGGCTCGACACCTCGTACTTCACCTCCGGCTCCGGCGGCCGCCGCCCGGCGGTCCTGCTCACGCACGGCTTCGGCGGCAGCAAGGACGACGTCAGGGAGCAGGCGGAGAAGCTCGCGCGGGACGGGTACGCGGTGCTGACCTGGTCGGCGCGCGGCTTCGGGAAGTCGACGGGGAAGATCGGGCTGAACGACCCCAAGGGCGAAGTCGCCGACGTCTCGCGCCTCCTCGACTGGCTGGCCGAGCGGCCGGAGGTCGAGCTCGACAAGCCGGGCGACCCGCGCGTGGGCGTCACCGGCGCCTCGTACGGCGGGGCGGTGTCGCTGCTGGCCGCGGGACACGACGACCGGGTGGATGCGATCGCCCCGGCGATCACGTACTGGAACCTGGCGGACGCCCTGTTCCCGAACGGCGTCTTCAAGAAGCTGTGGGCCGGCATCTTCATGAACTCCGGCGGGGGCTGCGCCAAGTTCACCGCGGAGCTGTGCGGGATGTACAACCGGGTCGCGGAGTCCGGAAAGCCCGACGCACAGGCGCGCGCCCTGCTTCAGGCGCGCTCCCCGTCCGCCGTCGGGAAGGACATCAAGGTGCCCACGCTGCTCGTGCAGGGCCAGTCCGACTCGCTGTTCCCGCTCGGCCAGGCGGACGCGGCGGCCAGGGCGATCCGGGCCAATGGCGCGCCCGTGGACGTCGACTGGATCGCGGGCGGGCACGACGGCGGGGACATGGAGGCGAGCCGTGTCGAGGCGCGCGTCACGGCGTGGTTCGACCGCTATCTCAAGGACGAGAAGGGCGTCGACACCGGGCCCGCCTTCCGGATCACCCGCACCGGGGGCATCGACTCCACGGACGGGGCGGCCCAGTTGCGGGGTGCGAGCGGGGACACGTACCCCGGTCTGGAGAGCGGGGCGCGGACGGTCGCGCTGAGCGGTCGCGAGCAGACCTTCGCCAACCCGGCGGGCGCGAGCCCCCCCGCGGTCTCCGCGCTCCCCGGCCTCGGCGGCTCGGGCGGCCTGTCCCAGCTCTCTTCGCTCGGCATCGGGGTCTCGCTCGACTTCCCCGGGCAGTACGCGCACTTCGACTCGCGGCCCGTGCGGGACGACCTGCGGATCACCGGCTCGCCGACGGTGACCGTCCATGTGAGGTCGACGAGCGACGACGCCGTGCTCTTCGGGAAGGTGTACGACGTCGGACCGGGCGGCACCCAGCAGGTGCTGCCCTCGCAACTGGTCGCCCCGGTCCGGGTGACGGGCGCGAAGAGCGGCAAGGACGTCACGCTGCCCCTGCCCGCCGTCGACCACGAGGCGCAGAAGGGGCACCGGCTGCGGCTGGTCCTCGCCTCGACGGACCTCGGCTATGCCTCCCCGGCGGCGCCGGCCACGTACACGGTCTCCCTGAAGGGCGACCTGAAGGTGCCGACGGCACCGGGTGTGACGACCGCGGCCGCCCAGCTCCCCTCCTGGGTCTGGTGGCTGCCGCCGGCCGGAGCGGTGCTCGCGCTGACCCTGCTGCTGCCGGGCCGCCGCCGTACGGCGACAGCGGCGCCCGACCCCGCGCCGGCCGACGTGCCGCTGCAGATCACGGGGTTGAGCAAGCGGTACGCGAAGTCGGCGGACCGGTACGCGGTGCGGGACCTGTCCTTCCGTGTGGAGAGGGGGCAGGTGCTGGGCCTGCTGGGGCCGAACGGCGCGGGCAAGACGACGACACTGCGCATGCTGATGGGCCTGATCAAGCCGGACGGCGGCGAGATCCGCGTCTTCGGCCATGCGATCCGCCCGGGCGCCCCCGTGCTGTCGCGGGTCGGTGCCTTCGTGGAGGGCGCGGGCTTCCTGCCGCACCTGTCGGGCCGGGAGAACCTGGAGCTGTACTGGCGGGCGACGGGCCGTCCGCCCGAGGACGCGCACCTGGACGAGGCGCTGGAGATCGCGGGACTGGGCGACGCGCTGGCCCGCGCGGTGCGCACCTACTCCCAGGGCATGCGCCAGCGCCTGGCCATCGCCCAGGCGATGCTCGGCCTGCCGGACCTGCTGATCCTCGACGAACCGACCAACGGCCTGGACCCGCCGCAGATCCGTGAGATGCGCGAGGTCATGATCCGGTACGCGGCGGCGGGGCGCACGGTCATCGTCTCCAGCCATCTCCTGGCGGAGGTCGAGCAGTCCTGCACGCATCTGGTGGTCATGGACCACGGACGACTGGTGCAGGCGGGCCCGGTGCACGAGATCATCGGCTCGGGCGACACCCTGCTCGTCGGCCTCGCGGCCGACATCGCCGACCCGCTGGTGGAGAAGGTGGCCGCGCTGCCTGGCGTGTCGTCGGCGATACGGGCGGAGGGCGGACTGCTCGTTCGCCTGACGCCGGACACGACGGCCGGGGCTCGGGGCATCGAGGGTGCCGCGGGCACGCCGGCGGCCGTGGGAGTCTCCGCGGGCCCCGCGGAGACTGCCGGAACAGGCGGCGGCGTGGCCGCCGGTGCCGACGTGACCGCGGGTGCCGGCGTGACCGCGGGTGCGAGGACCCGTGCCGCCAGGCCCTACGGAGCGGGCGCCGGCCTGTCCGCGGACGCCGACGCGACCACGGCTGCCACCGCTGAGGCAGTCGCTACCGCCGGGGGCTCCCCTGGACCGGTCGCGACCGCCGTGCCGATCGCGTCCGGTGGCGTCCGGGCCGAACCGATCGTGTCCACCGGGGGTTCTGCTGAGCCGGTCGTCCCTGCCGGAGCGTCTGCCGGGCCGCTCGTCTCCGCCGAGCCGATCGTGTCCGTCGAGGCCTCCGGGGAGCCGGTTCCCCCTGGCTCCGCGGCTGCCGCCCGCCTTCTTGTCGAACTGGTGCGACTCGAGGTCCCGGTGGCCTCGCTCGGCCCCCACCGGCGTCTGGAAGACGCCTTCCTCACGCTGATCGGAGGTTCCGCATGAGTGCGCTCGTCGAGCGGGCGGAGACGGCCGACGGGTACCGGGCGCGGCGGACGCTGCCGCTGCGCGTCGAGCTCGTGAGGCAGTTGAAGCGGCGCCGTACGCTCGTCATGGGCGCGATCCTCGCCGCGCTGCCCTTCGTGCTGGTCGTCGCCTTCGCCATCGGCGGCGATCCGGGCTCCCGCAACGGCCAGATCACGCTGATGGACACGGCCACCGCGTCGGGCGCGAACTTCGCCGCGGTGAACCTCTTCGTGTCCGCCGGGTTCCTGCTGGTCATCCCGGTCGCCCTGTTCTGCGGGGACACGGTCGCCTCCGAGGCGAGCTGGTCGTCGCTGCGCTATCTGCTCGCGGCGCCCGTCCCACGCGCCCGGCTGCTGTGGTCCAAGCTCGCGGTCGGGCTCGGCCTGAGCCTCGCGGCCATGGTGCTGCTGCCGGTCGTCGCGCTCGCGGTGGGTACGGCGGCATACGGCTGGGGGCCGCTGGAGATACCGACCGGCGGCGCCCTCTCCCCGGGCACGGCGGCCCAGCGGCTCGTCGTCGTGGTGGCGTACGTCTTCGTGTCCCAACTGGTCACCGCCGGGCTCGCGTTCTGGCTGTCGACCCGGACGGACGCACCGCTGGGCGCGGTGGGCGGCGCGGTCGGCCTCACGATCGTGGGGAACGTGCTGGACGCGGTCACCGCTCTCGGCCACTGGCGCGACTTCCTGCCCGCGCACTGGCAGTTCGCCTGGGCCGACGCCGTCCAGCCGCGCCCGGAGTGGGCCGGCATGATCCAGGGCACGGCGATTTCCATAACGTACGCGCTGGTCCTGTTCGCCCTGGCCTTCCGGGGTTTCGCACGCAAGGACGTCGTCTCCTAGGTCACCGGAGGATCACCCACCGGTCTCAACAGCCGTCCGTCGTGGCCGCTTCGAGATCCATCCGCAACTCCCCGTACCGCACATCCGGGCTCCCTCCGCCGTCACAGTCACAGACATCGACGTCGACGGACGCAGGGGGCACTGATGGAGGAGTACCGGACACGACGGCCGCCGCTCGGCACGCTGCTCGCGCTCACGATCGCGGGCGGCCTGCTGCTCACCGGCTGCGGGGCGGGCGGCACATCGGACGGGTCGAACAAGTCGAACGGCTCGGCCTCGTTCCCCGCACCCGCGTACAGCGCGGGGCAGAGCGACACCCAGGAGAGCAGGAGCAACCTCTCCACGTTCGCCCTGGACGTGGACACCGCCTCGTACGGCTACGCACGCCGCACCCTCGCCGAGGGCCGGCTGCCCGAGCCGTCGACCGTGCGCCCGGAAGAGTTCGTCAACAGCTTCCGCCAGGACTACGAACGCCCGCGCGGCAACGGCTTCACCGTGACCGTCGACGGCGCCCGCACCAGCTCGTACGGCTGGTCCCTCGTCCGGGTGGGCCTCGCCACCCGCGCCGCGCGGCCGGAGGCCGAACGCCGGCCCGCCGCACTGACGTTCGTCGTCGACGTCTCCGGTTCGATGGGCGAGCCCGGCCGCCTCGACCTCGTCAGGGACTCCCTCGGCGTGATGACGGACCGGCTGCGCGACGACGACTCGGTCGCGATCGTCACCTTCAGCGACGAGGCCGAGACCGTCCTGCCGATGACCCGCCTCGGCGGCCATCGTGCCCGCGTCCACGACGCGATCGACGAGCTGGAGCCCACGAACTCGACCAACCTCGGCGCGGGTGTCCGCACCGGCTACGCCACCGCCGTCAAGGGCCTGCGCCCGGACGCCACCAACCGGGTCGTGCTGCTCTCCGACGGGCTCGCCAACACCGGTGACACCGACGCCGACACCATCCTGGAGCGCATCTCGAACGCCCGCCGTGAGCACGGCATCACCCTGTTCGGGGTCGGCGTGGGCAGTGAGTACGGCGACGCGCTGATGGAACGACTGGCCGACCGGGGCGACGGCCACACAACCTATGTCTCGACCGCCGAGGACGCCCGCACGGTGTTCAGCGAGCAACTCCCGCAGAACGTCGAGCTGACCGCCCGGGACGCGAAGGCGCAGGTCGCCTTCGACCCGCGGAACGTACGGGAGTTCCGCCTCATCGGCTACGACGACCGGCGCGTCCCCGACGAGGACTTCCGCGACGACAGCGTGGACGGCGGCGAGGTCGGCCCCGGCCACACGGTCACCGCCCTCTACGCGGTCCGCACCCGGCCCGGGGCCGCCGGCCACCTCGCCACCGCGAGCGTCCGCTGGCTGGACCCCGACACCCGTGCCCCGCACGAGGAGTCGGGCCAGTTGGAGACCGACTCCCTCGACGGGGACCTGTGGCACGCCTCGTACGGTTTCCAAGTCGCCGCGACCGCCGCGTACTTCGCGGACGACCTGCGCCGGGGCGACACCCGTCTGCCTGGCCGGCCGGGCCTCGCCGAACTCGCCGACCGGGCCGACGCGCTGGCCTCGCGCAGGCACGACGCGGAGGTACGCGGCCTCGCCGAGGCGATCCAACAGGCGTCCGACCTGCGGGGCACCGACTAGGCGGTTTCGTTTGGATCACCTGGCTGACCAGAGGAAGATGCTCGCAACGTGGGTCCGGCCAGGTAGATGGCTGCTGTCTTCTCGTAGCGGGTGGCGATACCTCGCCACTGTTTCAAGCGGTTGATGCAGCGTTCGACCGTGTTGTGGGCATGGGGGCGTGATCGCGCACTATGCGGTCGCAACGCCCAGGAAGC
The Streptomyces sp. CGMCC 4.7035 DNA segment above includes these coding regions:
- a CDS encoding GNAT family N-acetyltransferase produces the protein MEIRRATTVAEVAAAEHLFDDAVRPEWAERFLTAVGHHLFLAYEDGGSTPVGFVSGVETIHPDKGTEMLLYELAVAESYRRRGIGRALVRRLAALGRELGCHGMWVLVDTGNDIALAAYRSAGGKDDGTCSVVTWDFG
- a CDS encoding vWA domain-containing protein; its protein translation is MEEYRTRRPPLGTLLALTIAGGLLLTGCGAGGTSDGSNKSNGSASFPAPAYSAGQSDTQESRSNLSTFALDVDTASYGYARRTLAEGRLPEPSTVRPEEFVNSFRQDYERPRGNGFTVTVDGARTSSYGWSLVRVGLATRAARPEAERRPAALTFVVDVSGSMGEPGRLDLVRDSLGVMTDRLRDDDSVAIVTFSDEAETVLPMTRLGGHRARVHDAIDELEPTNSTNLGAGVRTGYATAVKGLRPDATNRVVLLSDGLANTGDTDADTILERISNARREHGITLFGVGVGSEYGDALMERLADRGDGHTTYVSTAEDARTVFSEQLPQNVELTARDAKAQVAFDPRNVREFRLIGYDDRRVPDEDFRDDSVDGGEVGPGHTVTALYAVRTRPGAAGHLATASVRWLDPDTRAPHEESGQLETDSLDGDLWHASYGFQVAATAAYFADDLRRGDTRLPGRPGLAELADRADALASRRHDAEVRGLAEAIQQASDLRGTD
- a CDS encoding APC family permease, with the translated sequence MTDTLRPVENAVTEASDSPQKLKRSIGVVGGTLLTLSCVTPASTLFVVVPDLFGSLGTATALTIAIGSLLCIAVAFCYSELGTLIPSAGGEYAMVSTLAGRLAGWLVFVLSLLVVMIVPPVIAMGTADYLAPIVHLDPSMTGAGVMLLATLAGLLDLRANAWITGIFLVLEVVAAGVVAVLGFAHSERGAGSLVSMQVAGSGGHTDTVTAMLVVSGLAIALFVTQGFSTAVYLSEELEHPRRNVARTVLATLAISSVVILVPVVAITMGAPDLKALTGGDISSMVTAWSSSAVGTFVSLCVALAIINAGIVMVIQNSRVLFASARDKAWPEPVNNALAKLGRFGSPWVATLVVGVPGALLCYVNLDTLYGVTGVSVTGMYLLVAVAALLARRGAHGTTPAWRMPLWPAMPVLLIAVLAYILSQQEVSYLLWTGGITAVATLYWALYLRPRRDTRWLVSIPEDAQA
- a CDS encoding alpha/beta fold hydrolase, encoding MDLRLPAVRGLRRGAVAAVATVLLVLAGVGTWTAVASDDAPAVHRADRVMDMGGGVRLDTSYFTSGSGGRRPAVLLTHGFGGSKDDVREQAEKLARDGYAVLTWSARGFGKSTGKIGLNDPKGEVADVSRLLDWLAERPEVELDKPGDPRVGVTGASYGGAVSLLAAGHDDRVDAIAPAITYWNLADALFPNGVFKKLWAGIFMNSGGGCAKFTAELCGMYNRVAESGKPDAQARALLQARSPSAVGKDIKVPTLLVQGQSDSLFPLGQADAAARAIRANGAPVDVDWIAGGHDGGDMEASRVEARVTAWFDRYLKDEKGVDTGPAFRITRTGGIDSTDGAAQLRGASGDTYPGLESGARTVALSGREQTFANPAGASPPAVSALPGLGGSGGLSQLSSLGIGVSLDFPGQYAHFDSRPVRDDLRITGSPTVTVHVRSTSDDAVLFGKVYDVGPGGTQQVLPSQLVAPVRVTGAKSGKDVTLPLPAVDHEAQKGHRLRLVLASTDLGYASPAAPATYTVSLKGDLKVPTAPGVTTAAAQLPSWVWWLPPAGAVLALTLLLPGRRRTATAAPDPAPADVPLQITGLSKRYAKSADRYAVRDLSFRVERGQVLGLLGPNGAGKTTTLRMLMGLIKPDGGEIRVFGHAIRPGAPVLSRVGAFVEGAGFLPHLSGRENLELYWRATGRPPEDAHLDEALEIAGLGDALARAVRTYSQGMRQRLAIAQAMLGLPDLLILDEPTNGLDPPQIREMREVMIRYAAAGRTVIVSSHLLAEVEQSCTHLVVMDHGRLVQAGPVHEIIGSGDTLLVGLAADIADPLVEKVAALPGVSSAIRAEGGLLVRLTPDTTAGARGIEGAAGTPAAVGVSAGPAETAGTGGGVAAGADVTAGAGVTAGARTRAARPYGAGAGLSADADATTAATAEAVATAGGSPGPVATAVPIASGGVRAEPIVSTGGSAEPVVPAGASAGPLVSAEPIVSVEASGEPVPPGSAAAARLLVELVRLEVPVASLGPHRRLEDAFLTLIGGSA
- the mmsA gene encoding CoA-acylating methylmalonate-semialdehyde dehydrogenase produces the protein MTKIVNHWIGGKTVEGASGTFGPVTDPATGAVTTKVAFATVDEVDAAVAAAKDAYRTWGQSSLAQRTSILFKFRALLDAHRDEIAELITAEHGKVHSDALGEVARGLEIVDLACGINVQLKGELSTQVASRVDVAAIRQPLGVVAGITPFNFPAMVPMWMFPIAIACGNTFVLKPSEKDPSASLKLAELLAEAGLPDGVFNVVHGDKVAVDRLLEHPDVKAVSFVGSTPIARYIHTTASTNGKRVQALGGAKNHMLVLPDADLDAAADAAVSAAYGSAGERCMAISAVVAVGSIGDELVEKIRERAEKIKIGPGNDPTSEMGPLITKAHRDKVASYVTGAAAEGAEVVLDGTGYTVEGHEDGHWIGISLLDKVPTTAKAYQDEIFGPVLCVLRVDTYEEGVDLINESPFGNGTAIFTRDGGAARRFQLEIEAGMVGVNVPIPVPVGYHSFGGWKDSLFGDHHIYGNDGTHFYTRGKVVTTRWPDPSEAPAGVDLGFPRNH
- a CDS encoding ABC transporter permease, producing MSALVERAETADGYRARRTLPLRVELVRQLKRRRTLVMGAILAALPFVLVVAFAIGGDPGSRNGQITLMDTATASGANFAAVNLFVSAGFLLVIPVALFCGDTVASEASWSSLRYLLAAPVPRARLLWSKLAVGLGLSLAAMVLLPVVALAVGTAAYGWGPLEIPTGGALSPGTAAQRLVVVVAYVFVSQLVTAGLAFWLSTRTDAPLGAVGGAVGLTIVGNVLDAVTALGHWRDFLPAHWQFAWADAVQPRPEWAGMIQGTAISITYALVLFALAFRGFARKDVVS